From a region of the Syngnathus typhle isolate RoL2023-S1 ecotype Sweden linkage group LG12, RoL_Styp_1.0, whole genome shotgun sequence genome:
- the nup188 gene encoding nucleoporin NUP188 isoform X2, translating to MMADSTMSFRSCRELWTILLGRSALREPAQIESELERHWERLHQGLSYYKPPSSSSASKVKEKKDVAQPLKDFGLRLSKLLGLDEVQSVELLQCYLQEDYRGTRDSLKVVLKDERQSQALLLKVADYYYEERMCLLRCVLLLLTYFQDERHPYRSEYSNCVNKLEKDLVSSYQTQFQSLFKAEAPTWESHGNLMTERQVSRWFLQCLREQSLLLEIIFLYYAYFEMSPSDLLTFTKMFKEQGFGLRQTNRHLVEWSMDALVNRIGYLSSLILVEGMDVDFLHKCALEDCTEQHQFSSVPDIVKETDQLLLTFGDIPHHGPVLLAWVLLRHTLRPDESNPVVRRIGSVALQLEVFKYLAAMLKGLGVSGNNCTASTAKMCVYGLLSFVITSFEEESLQTGSGGSQSSHLIDAACEVLSAPSLAEVIWEMKPNMGLGMILDSAVGMFPHKMAPLLQLLTALLSNKSTVKKVYNFLDKMSFYTQAYKHKPNDIIAKEDETLWKRQTPKLLYPLGTGQTNLWMPQGILGQVMLGGEQGYVVRWDFPYSSWTLFTCEVEMLLHVVSTADVMAHCARVKPILDLVHKIISTDWTVSDCLLPLTSRIYMLLQRLTSVINPPVDVIASCVNCLSVLAARMPGKVWSSLQRTGFLPFSSHPVNSMAQCVSAEGMKAGNYGNLLVQIEQPRGEYAVTMAFLKLVTTLVKGQLGSTQNKGLIPCVLLVLKEMLPTYHKWRYNAYGVRERIGCLILDLIHAILNLSPEGGDQGSMPTLQWLCIYSLANTEAGQAVVNIMGVGVDKIDMVLAAQPSSCGSEGPGQVLIQMVKLAFSVSNNAIRLKPPSDVASPLEQALTQHGGHGNNLVVVLAKYIYHKHDPALPRLAIQLLKRLATVAPMSVYACLGSEAAAIRDAFLTRLQSKTEDMRLKVMILEFLTVAVETQPGLIELFLNLEVKDGNEGSKEFLLGEWSCLHVVLDLIDSKQQGKYWCPPLLHRAALAFLLALWQDRRDSAICVLRSKERFWENLTMPLFVTLAPPSDTTEPSLLETCAFVMKIVGLEVFYVHSASLEQPLKDALRRLANARRYGYWSQYVKSLVCHVAAMEDQGVCYFPEQTHMLLLAWRMLLILATGHSDVMQLTDNQTKLKLFMDVLDATKAALTRPSSMACLRLGSMTATLLLVLLKQWRSVVATAPDILPPLSLMLECVLQADQQMMDRTKGKILSALISVLQIQGLNGGEVSQLPQLLLCVCETVKDEASSLRDSTRQAQRAAEPPEDDDNMETDFARGPHKDQRDGVCVLALHLAKELCLSDEDGEHWVAVMRTVPVLPSVLSALELSLRSKQNLYFTEAALHLLLTLARTPQGAAAVAGAGVIQAICLPLLSVYEVSSNGASQSFNRKSQDCACWPGVYRLCVSLMESLLKTLRYNFISEALDFVGVHQERILQCLNAVRTVQTLACLDEADHTVGFLLQLSSFSDEWQFHLPKLLQDVQVNLCYLCQTCTYLLHSKKMLHHYLQPKNGESLPPGPLPRTQRPSKEVALSAGRYECDEVEQKAVLAVQCALLRILSKTLASLQHFTPDCCQMILDQCMDLSSYQTLFALSFTAPAFDPDVAPSFGTLLATVNVALEMLTEMEKKKETALLSIVALASSEEIQALKSLLMFTMENCFYVLVSQALHCLKDVGTSPRDKQRLKQELSSELGTVLSSLARHFRRGSPSSPAGGSGAAALPCPLPQSKPPTPGSKGIHEGQEPIIQLVQAFVRLVQR from the exons ATGATGGCGGACTCCACGATGAGTTTCAG GAGCTGTCGAGAGTTATGGACCATTTTGCTGGGACGTTCTGCGCTGAGAGAGCCA GCTCAGATAGAATCGGAGCTGGAAAGACACTGGGAGCGACTGCATCAAGGCTTGAGCTACTACAAGCCACCCAG CTCTTCCTCGGCCAGCAAAGTAAAGGAGAAGAAAGATGTCGCTCAGCCGCTGAAGGATTTTGGTCTTCGGCTGAGTAAGCTCCTG GGCCTGGATGAGGTGCAGAGTGTGGAGCTGCTACAGTGTTACCTGCAGGAGGACTACAGAGGAACCCGGGATTCTTTAAAG GTTGTGCTAAAGGATGAGCGGCAAAGTCAAGCGTTGCTGCTCAAG GTAGCAGACTATTACTACGAGGAGCGCATGTGTCTTCTACGCTGCGTCCTCCTGTTGCTGACGTACTTCCAAGACGAGCGTCACCCCTACAGG AGCGAGTATTCCAACTGCGTCAACAAGCTAGAGAAGGACCTGGTGAGCAGCTACCAGACTCAGTTCCAAAGCCTCTTCAAAGCCGAGGCGCCCACGTGGGAAAGTCACGGGAACCTCATG ACAGAGCGGCAGGTGTCGCGCTGGTTCCTGCAGTGCCTGCGCGAGCAGTCGCTGCTGCTGGAGATCATCTTCTTGTACTACGCCTACTTTGAGATGAGCCCGTCAGACTTGCTGACCTTCACCAAGATGTTCAAGGAGCAGGGCTTCGGACTGCGACAGACCAACAGGCACCTGGTGGAGTGGAGCATGGATGCGCTGGTCAATCGCATCGG CTACTTGAGCTCTCTCATCCTGGTGGAGGGCATGGATGTGGACTTCCTTCACAAGTGCGCCCTGGAGGACTGCACTGAGCAGCATCAGTTCTCCAGCGTTCCCGACATTGTCAAG GAGACGGACCAgctgttgttgacctttggggaCATCCCCCACCACGGGCCGGTACTGCTGGCCTGGGTCCTGCTGCGGCACACCCTCAGACCCGACGAGTCCAACCCCGTGGTACGGCGGATCGGCAGCGTGGCCTTGCAGCTGGAGGTCTTCAAGTACCTCGCCGCCATGCTGAAAGGCCTGGGAGTTTCCGGGAACAAC TGCACAGCGAGCACAGCCAAGATGTGCGTCTATGGCCTTTTGTCCTTTGTCATCACGTCTTTTGAAGAAGAAAGCCTGCAG ACTGGCAGCGGCGGGTCACAGAGCTCCCACCTGATCGACGCCGCCTGCGAGGTCCTCTCCGCGCCCAGCCTGGCCGAGGTCATTTGGGAAATG AAACCCAACATGGGCTTGGGAATGATTCTTGACAGCGCCGTCGGGATGTTCCCTCACAAGATGGCGCCTCTTTTGCAGCTCCTCACTGCGCTCTTGTCTAACAAGTCCACTGTCAAGAAG GTGTACAACTTTTTGGATAAGATGTCCTTCTACACGCAAGCGTACAAGCACAAGCCCAACGACATCATCGCCAAGGAGGACGAGACACTGTGGAAGAGACAGACTCCTAAACTTCTCTACCCGCTTG GCACGGGCCAGACCAACCTGTGGATGCCACAGGGCATTCTGGGCCAGGTGATGCTTGGCGGCGAGCAAGGTTACGTGGTGCGCTGGGACTTCCCGTACAGCTCTTGGACGCTGTTCACGTGCGAGGTGGAGATGCTTCTCCACGTGGTCTCCACAGCAG ACGTCATGGCACACTGCGCCCGCGTCAAGCCCATCTTGGACCTGGTGCACAAGATCATCAGCACCGACTGGACCGTGTCGGACTGCCTGCTGCCCCTCACGTCGCGCATCTACATGCTTCTGCAGAG GTTAACGTCAGTCATCAACCCTCCGGTGGACGTGATCGCCTCGTGCGTCAATTGCTTGTCAGTGCTGGCCGCCAGGATGCCCGGCAAG GTGTGGTCCAGCCTGCAGCGCACGGGTTTCCTCCCGTTCTCCTCCCAccccgtgaacagcatggcccAGTGTGTCAG CGCGGAGGGCATGAAAGCGGGTAACTACGGCAACCTGCTGGTCCAGATCGAGCAGCCCAGAGGGGAGTACGCCGTGACCATGGCCTTCCTCAAGTTGGTCACCACCCTGGTCAAG GGTCAGCTGGGCAGCACTCAGAACAAAGGACTCATCCCCTGCGTGCTGCTGGTGCTGAAGGAGATGCTGCCCACCTACCACAAGTGGCGCTACAACGCCTACGGCGTCCGAGAGAGGATCG GCTGTCTCATTTTGGACCTCATCCATGCCATCCTCAATCTGAGTCCAGAGGGCGGGGACCAGGGCAG CATGCCCACCCTGCAGTGGCTCTGCATCTACAGTCTGGCCAACACAGAGGCCGGGCAGGCGGTGGTCAACATCATGGGAGTGGGCGTGGACAAGATCGACATGGTTCTGGCCGCTCAGCCCAGCAG CTGCGGCTCCGAGGGCCCGGGTCAGGTGCTGATCCAGATGGTCAAGCTGGCCTTCTCGGTCAGCAACAATGCCATCCGCCTCAAGCCGCCCTCTGATGTGGCGTCGCCCCTGGAGCAGGCCCTGACGCAGCACGGCGGCCACGGCAACAACCTGGTGGTGGTGCTGGCCAAGTACATCTACCACAAACATGACCCGGCGCTGCCCAGGCTGGCCATCCAGCTCCTCAAGCGCCTCGCCACC gtGGCCCCCATGTCCGTCTACGCCTGCCTGGGCAGCGAGGCGGCCGCCATCCGCGACGCCTTCCTCACGCGTCTGCAGAGCAAGACGGAGGACATGCGGCTCAAGGTGATGATCCTGGAGTTCCTGACGGTCGCCGTGGAAACGCAGCCGGGCCTCATCGAGCTCTTCCTCAACCTGGAGGTGAAGGACGGCAACGAGGGCTCCAAG GAGTTCTTGCTGGGCGAGTGGAGCTGCCTGCATGTGGTGCTGGACCTGATTGACTCCAAGCAGCAGGGCAAGTACTGGTGCCCCCCGCTGCTGCACCGCGCCGCTCTGGCCTTCCTGCTGGCGCTGTGGCAGGACCGGCGGGACAGCGCCATCTGTGTCCTGCGCAGCAA AGAAAGGTTTTGGGAGAATTTAACCATGCCGCTCTTTGTAACGCTGGCGCCGccttcagacaccactgag CCTTCCCTTTTGGAAACGTGCGCCTTTGTCATGAAAATCGTCGGCCTGGAGGTCTTTTACGTACATAG CGCCTCTCTGGAGCAGCCTCTGAAGGACGCCCTGCGGAGGTTGGCCAACGCGCGGCGTTACGGGTACTGGTCCCAGTACGTCAAGTCGCTGGTGTGCCACGTGGCGGCCATGGAGGACCAGGGCGTTTGCTACTTCCCCGAGCAGACGCACATGCTGTTGCTGGCCTGGCGGATGCTGCTCATCCTCGCCACCGGTCAC TCCGATGTGATGCAGCTGACGGACAACCAGACGAAGCTGAAGCTTTTCATGGACGTGCTGGATGCCACCAAAGCCGCC CTGACCAGACCCTCGTCTATGGCGTGCCTCCGCCTGGGCTCCATGACGGCCACGCTGCTCCTCGTTCTCCTCAAGCAGTGGAGAAG CGTGGTGGCGACCGCTCCCGACATCCTGCCGCCGCTCTCGCTCATGCTGGAGTGCGTCCTGCAAGCCGACCAGCAGATGATGGACAGGACGAAAGGCAAAATCCTGTCAGCGCTCATCTCCGTGCTGCAGATTCAAGGACTCAACG GCGGCGAGGTGTCGCAGCTGCCCCAGCTGCTGTTGTGCGTTTGCGAGACGGTGAAAGACGAAGCCTCGTCGCTGAGGGACAGCACCCGTCAGGCGCAGCGCGCGGCCGAGCCTCCGGAGGACGACGACAACATGGAGACCGACTTCGCCCGCGGACCCCACAAGGACCAGAGGGACGGG GTGTGCGTGTTGGCGCTGCACCTGGCCAAGGAGCTGTGCCTTAGCGACGAGGACGGTGAGCATTGGGTGGCCGTGATGAGGACGGTCCCTGTGCTGCCCTCCGTGCTGAGCGCCCTGGAGCTCAGTCTGCGCTCCAAGCAGAACCTCTACTTCACCGAGGCCGCCTTACACCTGCTGCTCACGCTGGCGCGCACGCCGCAG GGGGCAGCAGCCGTGGCTGGAGCAGGAGTCATCCAAGCGATATGTCTTCCTCTCCTCAGCGTCTATGAAGTCTCCAGCAACGGAGCGTCCCAG AGCTTCAACCGCAAATCTCAAGACTGCGCATGCTGGCCCGGCGTCTACCGCCTGTGCGTGTCCCTGATGGAGAGTCTGCTCAAGACGCTGCGCTACAACTTTATCAGCGAGGCGCTCGACTTTGTGGGCGTGCACCAGGAGCGCATCCTGCAG TGTCTGAACGCCGTGCGCACCGTGCAGACTCTGGCGTGTCTGGACGAGGCCGACCACACCGTTGGCTTCCTGCTGCAGCTCTCCAGCTTTTCCGACGAGTGGCAGTTCCACCTGCCCAAGCTGCTCCAGGATGTGCAG GTGAATCTGTGCTACCTGTGTCAGACGTGCACATACCTGCTGCACAGCAAGAAGATGCTGCACCACTACCTCCAG CCTAAAAACGGCGAGTCGTTGCCCCCCGGGCCCCTCCCCAGGACGCAGCGCCCCTCCAAGGAAGTGGCGCTGTCAGCGGGGCGATACGAGTGCGACGAAGTGGAGCAGAAGGCCGTGCTGGCCGTACAGTGCGCTCTGCTCAGAATCCTCAGCAAGACGCTCGCCAGCCTGCAACATTTCACGCCCGACTGCTGCCAGATGATACTGGATCAG TGCATGGACCTGTCGTCCTACCAGACGCTGTTTGCGCTGAGCTTCACGGCCCCAGCCTTCGATCCCGACGTGGCTCCGTCCTTTGGGACCCTCTTGGCCACTGTCAACGTGGCGCTCGAGATGCTCACCGAG atggagaagaagaaggagacggCCTTGCTCAGCATCGTGGCTCTCGCCTCCTCCGAGGAGATCCAGGCTCTTAA GTCCCTTTTGATGTTCACCATGGAGAACTGCTTCTACGTGTTGGTGTCACAGGCGTTGCACTGCCTCAAAGACGTCGGCACCTCGCCGCGAGACAAGCAGCGGCTCAAGCAGGAACTCAGCTCAGAGCTG GGCACTGTCCTCTCCAGCCTAGCGCGCCATTTCCGCCGCGGCTCGCCTTCGtccccagcagggggcagcggTGCAGCGGCCCTCCCGTGCCCCCTGCCTCAGTCCAAACCGCCCACCCCAGGCTCCAAGGGGATCCACGAGGGCCAGGAGCCGATCATCCAGCTGGTGCAGGCCTTCGTACGACTGGTTCAAAGATGA
- the nup188 gene encoding nucleoporin NUP188 isoform X1, producing the protein MMADSTMSFRSCRELWTILLGRSALREPAQIESELERHWERLHQGLSYYKPPSSSSASKVKEKKDVAQPLKDFGLRLSKLLGLDEVQSVELLQCYLQEDYRGTRDSLKVVLKDERQSQALLLKVADYYYEERMCLLRCVLLLLTYFQDERHPYRSEYSNCVNKLEKDLVSSYQTQFQSLFKAEAPTWESHGNLMTERQVSRWFLQCLREQSLLLEIIFLYYAYFEMSPSDLLTFTKMFKEQGFGLRQTNRHLVEWSMDALVNRIGYLSSLILVEGMDVDFLHKCALEDCTEQHQFSSVPDIVKETDQLLLTFGDIPHHGPVLLAWVLLRHTLRPDESNPVVRRIGSVALQLEVFKYLAAMLKGLGVSGNNCTASTAKMCVYGLLSFVITSFEEESLQTGSGGSQSSHLIDAACEVLSAPSLAEVIWEMKPNMGLGMILDSAVGMFPHKMAPLLQLLTALLSNKSTVKKVYNFLDKMSFYTQAYKHKPNDIIAKEDETLWKRQTPKLLYPLGTGQTNLWMPQGILGQVMLGGEQGYVVRWDFPYSSWTLFTCEVEMLLHVVSTADVMAHCARVKPILDLVHKIISTDWTVSDCLLPLTSRIYMLLQRLTSVINPPVDVIASCVNCLSVLAARMPGKVWSSLQRTGFLPFSSHPVNSMAQCVSAEGMKAGNYGNLLVQIEQPRGEYAVTMAFLKLVTTLVKPCLQGQLGSTQNKGLIPCVLLVLKEMLPTYHKWRYNAYGVRERIGCLILDLIHAILNLSPEGGDQGSMPTLQWLCIYSLANTEAGQAVVNIMGVGVDKIDMVLAAQPSSCGSEGPGQVLIQMVKLAFSVSNNAIRLKPPSDVASPLEQALTQHGGHGNNLVVVLAKYIYHKHDPALPRLAIQLLKRLATVAPMSVYACLGSEAAAIRDAFLTRLQSKTEDMRLKVMILEFLTVAVETQPGLIELFLNLEVKDGNEGSKEFLLGEWSCLHVVLDLIDSKQQGKYWCPPLLHRAALAFLLALWQDRRDSAICVLRSKERFWENLTMPLFVTLAPPSDTTEPSLLETCAFVMKIVGLEVFYVHSASLEQPLKDALRRLANARRYGYWSQYVKSLVCHVAAMEDQGVCYFPEQTHMLLLAWRMLLILATGHSDVMQLTDNQTKLKLFMDVLDATKAALTRPSSMACLRLGSMTATLLLVLLKQWRSVVATAPDILPPLSLMLECVLQADQQMMDRTKGKILSALISVLQIQGLNGGEVSQLPQLLLCVCETVKDEASSLRDSTRQAQRAAEPPEDDDNMETDFARGPHKDQRDGVCVLALHLAKELCLSDEDGEHWVAVMRTVPVLPSVLSALELSLRSKQNLYFTEAALHLLLTLARTPQGAAAVAGAGVIQAICLPLLSVYEVSSNGASQSFNRKSQDCACWPGVYRLCVSLMESLLKTLRYNFISEALDFVGVHQERILQCLNAVRTVQTLACLDEADHTVGFLLQLSSFSDEWQFHLPKLLQDVQVNLCYLCQTCTYLLHSKKMLHHYLQPKNGESLPPGPLPRTQRPSKEVALSAGRYECDEVEQKAVLAVQCALLRILSKTLASLQHFTPDCCQMILDQCMDLSSYQTLFALSFTAPAFDPDVAPSFGTLLATVNVALEMLTEMEKKKETALLSIVALASSEEIQALKSLLMFTMENCFYVLVSQALHCLKDVGTSPRDKQRLKQELSSELGTVLSSLARHFRRGSPSSPAGGSGAAALPCPLPQSKPPTPGSKGIHEGQEPIIQLVQAFVRLVQR; encoded by the exons ATGATGGCGGACTCCACGATGAGTTTCAG GAGCTGTCGAGAGTTATGGACCATTTTGCTGGGACGTTCTGCGCTGAGAGAGCCA GCTCAGATAGAATCGGAGCTGGAAAGACACTGGGAGCGACTGCATCAAGGCTTGAGCTACTACAAGCCACCCAG CTCTTCCTCGGCCAGCAAAGTAAAGGAGAAGAAAGATGTCGCTCAGCCGCTGAAGGATTTTGGTCTTCGGCTGAGTAAGCTCCTG GGCCTGGATGAGGTGCAGAGTGTGGAGCTGCTACAGTGTTACCTGCAGGAGGACTACAGAGGAACCCGGGATTCTTTAAAG GTTGTGCTAAAGGATGAGCGGCAAAGTCAAGCGTTGCTGCTCAAG GTAGCAGACTATTACTACGAGGAGCGCATGTGTCTTCTACGCTGCGTCCTCCTGTTGCTGACGTACTTCCAAGACGAGCGTCACCCCTACAGG AGCGAGTATTCCAACTGCGTCAACAAGCTAGAGAAGGACCTGGTGAGCAGCTACCAGACTCAGTTCCAAAGCCTCTTCAAAGCCGAGGCGCCCACGTGGGAAAGTCACGGGAACCTCATG ACAGAGCGGCAGGTGTCGCGCTGGTTCCTGCAGTGCCTGCGCGAGCAGTCGCTGCTGCTGGAGATCATCTTCTTGTACTACGCCTACTTTGAGATGAGCCCGTCAGACTTGCTGACCTTCACCAAGATGTTCAAGGAGCAGGGCTTCGGACTGCGACAGACCAACAGGCACCTGGTGGAGTGGAGCATGGATGCGCTGGTCAATCGCATCGG CTACTTGAGCTCTCTCATCCTGGTGGAGGGCATGGATGTGGACTTCCTTCACAAGTGCGCCCTGGAGGACTGCACTGAGCAGCATCAGTTCTCCAGCGTTCCCGACATTGTCAAG GAGACGGACCAgctgttgttgacctttggggaCATCCCCCACCACGGGCCGGTACTGCTGGCCTGGGTCCTGCTGCGGCACACCCTCAGACCCGACGAGTCCAACCCCGTGGTACGGCGGATCGGCAGCGTGGCCTTGCAGCTGGAGGTCTTCAAGTACCTCGCCGCCATGCTGAAAGGCCTGGGAGTTTCCGGGAACAAC TGCACAGCGAGCACAGCCAAGATGTGCGTCTATGGCCTTTTGTCCTTTGTCATCACGTCTTTTGAAGAAGAAAGCCTGCAG ACTGGCAGCGGCGGGTCACAGAGCTCCCACCTGATCGACGCCGCCTGCGAGGTCCTCTCCGCGCCCAGCCTGGCCGAGGTCATTTGGGAAATG AAACCCAACATGGGCTTGGGAATGATTCTTGACAGCGCCGTCGGGATGTTCCCTCACAAGATGGCGCCTCTTTTGCAGCTCCTCACTGCGCTCTTGTCTAACAAGTCCACTGTCAAGAAG GTGTACAACTTTTTGGATAAGATGTCCTTCTACACGCAAGCGTACAAGCACAAGCCCAACGACATCATCGCCAAGGAGGACGAGACACTGTGGAAGAGACAGACTCCTAAACTTCTCTACCCGCTTG GCACGGGCCAGACCAACCTGTGGATGCCACAGGGCATTCTGGGCCAGGTGATGCTTGGCGGCGAGCAAGGTTACGTGGTGCGCTGGGACTTCCCGTACAGCTCTTGGACGCTGTTCACGTGCGAGGTGGAGATGCTTCTCCACGTGGTCTCCACAGCAG ACGTCATGGCACACTGCGCCCGCGTCAAGCCCATCTTGGACCTGGTGCACAAGATCATCAGCACCGACTGGACCGTGTCGGACTGCCTGCTGCCCCTCACGTCGCGCATCTACATGCTTCTGCAGAG GTTAACGTCAGTCATCAACCCTCCGGTGGACGTGATCGCCTCGTGCGTCAATTGCTTGTCAGTGCTGGCCGCCAGGATGCCCGGCAAG GTGTGGTCCAGCCTGCAGCGCACGGGTTTCCTCCCGTTCTCCTCCCAccccgtgaacagcatggcccAGTGTGTCAG CGCGGAGGGCATGAAAGCGGGTAACTACGGCAACCTGCTGGTCCAGATCGAGCAGCCCAGAGGGGAGTACGCCGTGACCATGGCCTTCCTCAAGTTGGTCACCACCCTGGTCAAG CCTTGCCTTCAGGGTCAGCTGGGCAGCACTCAGAACAAAGGACTCATCCCCTGCGTGCTGCTGGTGCTGAAGGAGATGCTGCCCACCTACCACAAGTGGCGCTACAACGCCTACGGCGTCCGAGAGAGGATCG GCTGTCTCATTTTGGACCTCATCCATGCCATCCTCAATCTGAGTCCAGAGGGCGGGGACCAGGGCAG CATGCCCACCCTGCAGTGGCTCTGCATCTACAGTCTGGCCAACACAGAGGCCGGGCAGGCGGTGGTCAACATCATGGGAGTGGGCGTGGACAAGATCGACATGGTTCTGGCCGCTCAGCCCAGCAG CTGCGGCTCCGAGGGCCCGGGTCAGGTGCTGATCCAGATGGTCAAGCTGGCCTTCTCGGTCAGCAACAATGCCATCCGCCTCAAGCCGCCCTCTGATGTGGCGTCGCCCCTGGAGCAGGCCCTGACGCAGCACGGCGGCCACGGCAACAACCTGGTGGTGGTGCTGGCCAAGTACATCTACCACAAACATGACCCGGCGCTGCCCAGGCTGGCCATCCAGCTCCTCAAGCGCCTCGCCACC gtGGCCCCCATGTCCGTCTACGCCTGCCTGGGCAGCGAGGCGGCCGCCATCCGCGACGCCTTCCTCACGCGTCTGCAGAGCAAGACGGAGGACATGCGGCTCAAGGTGATGATCCTGGAGTTCCTGACGGTCGCCGTGGAAACGCAGCCGGGCCTCATCGAGCTCTTCCTCAACCTGGAGGTGAAGGACGGCAACGAGGGCTCCAAG GAGTTCTTGCTGGGCGAGTGGAGCTGCCTGCATGTGGTGCTGGACCTGATTGACTCCAAGCAGCAGGGCAAGTACTGGTGCCCCCCGCTGCTGCACCGCGCCGCTCTGGCCTTCCTGCTGGCGCTGTGGCAGGACCGGCGGGACAGCGCCATCTGTGTCCTGCGCAGCAA AGAAAGGTTTTGGGAGAATTTAACCATGCCGCTCTTTGTAACGCTGGCGCCGccttcagacaccactgag CCTTCCCTTTTGGAAACGTGCGCCTTTGTCATGAAAATCGTCGGCCTGGAGGTCTTTTACGTACATAG CGCCTCTCTGGAGCAGCCTCTGAAGGACGCCCTGCGGAGGTTGGCCAACGCGCGGCGTTACGGGTACTGGTCCCAGTACGTCAAGTCGCTGGTGTGCCACGTGGCGGCCATGGAGGACCAGGGCGTTTGCTACTTCCCCGAGCAGACGCACATGCTGTTGCTGGCCTGGCGGATGCTGCTCATCCTCGCCACCGGTCAC TCCGATGTGATGCAGCTGACGGACAACCAGACGAAGCTGAAGCTTTTCATGGACGTGCTGGATGCCACCAAAGCCGCC CTGACCAGACCCTCGTCTATGGCGTGCCTCCGCCTGGGCTCCATGACGGCCACGCTGCTCCTCGTTCTCCTCAAGCAGTGGAGAAG CGTGGTGGCGACCGCTCCCGACATCCTGCCGCCGCTCTCGCTCATGCTGGAGTGCGTCCTGCAAGCCGACCAGCAGATGATGGACAGGACGAAAGGCAAAATCCTGTCAGCGCTCATCTCCGTGCTGCAGATTCAAGGACTCAACG GCGGCGAGGTGTCGCAGCTGCCCCAGCTGCTGTTGTGCGTTTGCGAGACGGTGAAAGACGAAGCCTCGTCGCTGAGGGACAGCACCCGTCAGGCGCAGCGCGCGGCCGAGCCTCCGGAGGACGACGACAACATGGAGACCGACTTCGCCCGCGGACCCCACAAGGACCAGAGGGACGGG GTGTGCGTGTTGGCGCTGCACCTGGCCAAGGAGCTGTGCCTTAGCGACGAGGACGGTGAGCATTGGGTGGCCGTGATGAGGACGGTCCCTGTGCTGCCCTCCGTGCTGAGCGCCCTGGAGCTCAGTCTGCGCTCCAAGCAGAACCTCTACTTCACCGAGGCCGCCTTACACCTGCTGCTCACGCTGGCGCGCACGCCGCAG GGGGCAGCAGCCGTGGCTGGAGCAGGAGTCATCCAAGCGATATGTCTTCCTCTCCTCAGCGTCTATGAAGTCTCCAGCAACGGAGCGTCCCAG AGCTTCAACCGCAAATCTCAAGACTGCGCATGCTGGCCCGGCGTCTACCGCCTGTGCGTGTCCCTGATGGAGAGTCTGCTCAAGACGCTGCGCTACAACTTTATCAGCGAGGCGCTCGACTTTGTGGGCGTGCACCAGGAGCGCATCCTGCAG TGTCTGAACGCCGTGCGCACCGTGCAGACTCTGGCGTGTCTGGACGAGGCCGACCACACCGTTGGCTTCCTGCTGCAGCTCTCCAGCTTTTCCGACGAGTGGCAGTTCCACCTGCCCAAGCTGCTCCAGGATGTGCAG GTGAATCTGTGCTACCTGTGTCAGACGTGCACATACCTGCTGCACAGCAAGAAGATGCTGCACCACTACCTCCAG CCTAAAAACGGCGAGTCGTTGCCCCCCGGGCCCCTCCCCAGGACGCAGCGCCCCTCCAAGGAAGTGGCGCTGTCAGCGGGGCGATACGAGTGCGACGAAGTGGAGCAGAAGGCCGTGCTGGCCGTACAGTGCGCTCTGCTCAGAATCCTCAGCAAGACGCTCGCCAGCCTGCAACATTTCACGCCCGACTGCTGCCAGATGATACTGGATCAG TGCATGGACCTGTCGTCCTACCAGACGCTGTTTGCGCTGAGCTTCACGGCCCCAGCCTTCGATCCCGACGTGGCTCCGTCCTTTGGGACCCTCTTGGCCACTGTCAACGTGGCGCTCGAGATGCTCACCGAG atggagaagaagaaggagacggCCTTGCTCAGCATCGTGGCTCTCGCCTCCTCCGAGGAGATCCAGGCTCTTAA GTCCCTTTTGATGTTCACCATGGAGAACTGCTTCTACGTGTTGGTGTCACAGGCGTTGCACTGCCTCAAAGACGTCGGCACCTCGCCGCGAGACAAGCAGCGGCTCAAGCAGGAACTCAGCTCAGAGCTG GGCACTGTCCTCTCCAGCCTAGCGCGCCATTTCCGCCGCGGCTCGCCTTCGtccccagcagggggcagcggTGCAGCGGCCCTCCCGTGCCCCCTGCCTCAGTCCAAACCGCCCACCCCAGGCTCCAAGGGGATCCACGAGGGCCAGGAGCCGATCATCCAGCTGGTGCAGGCCTTCGTACGACTGGTTCAAAGATGA